The Sphingobacterium bambusae genome includes a window with the following:
- a CDS encoding tetratricopeptide repeat protein produces the protein MTNSKLFLSLLLAGTIGSAGAQSLKDAKAALTAEQYDKAKTILQNLVEKKAKDGENYFYLGKVHLVNDKLDSAAYVFNQGLTNAPKEQLNNVGLGIVDLMSGNQSAAETKFSTAVSGLGKKDYLPLLYIGEGYIDAPKPDYTKAIEYLTQAKAKNAKDATILVALGDAYAGLGESSQAYVNYRDAEYMDPSLLAPKIGQAVISRRAQAYDVVLEQLTALTQEHADYAPLYRELAETYYLSSLKAPEDQYREINQKGVENYKKYLELTGDNSVEAKTRYADFLVYSGNYAELKTVAQELANAPGVDAKVYRYLGYIAYNQDKDYAKAAEYMNTLFSKVQPERLIPRDYLYAGLANLSAGDEAKAGELLKQAVEKQTEDDNLETEIAESAFAKYQDGDVDNAIKIFRVVAVDTASDYYYDANYYLGVGQYQKGSKIISPGEDEEVTPELGQQKLAEAKPLLDEAVKALGNVTAATKQEVIDKYQVNALYFKGLSELALDNVVYDPENVKGLYLDSFNKLLAIIKASGKTDETSNSYVADGNNYIGYYYYFKGDNAKAKTYFQETLKVRPDDEIATQFVDQL, from the coding sequence ATGACAAACAGCAAATTATTTTTAAGTCTATTATTGGCTGGAACAATCGGTTCTGCGGGTGCCCAAAGCTTAAAAGATGCGAAAGCTGCGTTGACAGCGGAGCAGTACGATAAAGCGAAGACTATTCTGCAGAACTTGGTGGAGAAGAAAGCGAAGGATGGGGAGAATTATTTCTACCTAGGTAAGGTTCATTTGGTTAACGATAAGTTGGATTCTGCAGCTTATGTGTTTAATCAAGGCTTGACAAACGCGCCGAAAGAACAGTTAAATAATGTAGGGTTGGGTATTGTCGACTTGATGAGCGGCAATCAAAGTGCAGCGGAGACAAAGTTCTCTACAGCGGTATCTGGATTGGGTAAGAAGGACTATTTGCCATTGTTGTATATCGGAGAAGGATATATCGACGCACCAAAGCCTGACTACACCAAAGCTATCGAGTATTTAACGCAGGCAAAAGCTAAAAACGCGAAAGATGCGACTATTTTGGTAGCATTAGGTGACGCTTATGCCGGATTGGGTGAAAGTAGCCAAGCTTATGTAAACTATCGCGATGCAGAATATATGGATCCTTCATTGTTGGCTCCAAAAATTGGGCAGGCGGTAATTTCTAGAAGAGCACAGGCCTATGATGTAGTGTTGGAGCAATTGACAGCCTTGACGCAAGAGCATGCAGACTACGCACCGCTATACCGCGAGCTTGCAGAGACATATTATTTGTCGTCTTTGAAAGCTCCAGAAGATCAATACCGCGAAATCAACCAGAAAGGTGTAGAGAACTACAAGAAATACTTAGAGTTGACAGGCGATAATTCTGTAGAGGCAAAAACACGTTACGCGGATTTCTTGGTATATTCTGGAAACTATGCAGAGTTGAAAACCGTAGCGCAAGAATTGGCGAACGCGCCAGGTGTAGATGCTAAGGTATACCGTTACTTAGGGTACATTGCCTACAACCAAGACAAAGACTATGCAAAAGCAGCAGAGTACATGAATACCTTGTTCTCTAAAGTGCAGCCAGAGCGTTTGATTCCACGTGACTACTTGTACGCCGGTTTGGCAAACTTAAGCGCTGGCGATGAAGCTAAAGCTGGAGAGTTGCTTAAACAAGCTGTAGAGAAGCAAACAGAAGACGATAACTTGGAAACAGAAATTGCAGAATCTGCGTTCGCGAAATACCAAGATGGTGATGTGGACAATGCTATTAAGATTTTCCGTGTCGTAGCGGTAGATACAGCTTCTGATTATTATTACGACGCGAACTACTACTTGGGTGTTGGTCAATACCAAAAAGGATCGAAGATCATTTCTCCAGGTGAGGATGAAGAAGTGACACCAGAGTTAGGTCAGCAAAAATTGGCAGAAGCAAAACCTCTGTTGGACGAAGCTGTGAAAGCCTTAGGTAATGTTACTGCGGCAACGAAACAAGAAGTTATTGATAAATACCAAGTAAATGCACTTTACTTTAAAGGGTTGTCTGAGCTAGCGTTGGATAATGTTGTTTACGATCCGGAGAACGTAAAAGGCTTGTATTTGGATTCGTTCAACAAATTGTTGGCGATCATCAAAGCATCAGGTAAAACCGATGAAACCAGCAATTCTTATGTAGCGGATGGTAACAATTACATTGGTTATTACTACTACTTCAAAGGAGATAACGCGAAAGCGAAAACCTATTTCCAAGAGACGTTGAAGGTTAGACCAGATGATGAAATTGCAACGCAATTTGTTGATCAGCTATAG
- a CDS encoding NADH-quinone oxidoreductase subunit B has protein sequence MSKVTLAEAPPGVEGSGFFATTLDKAIGLARANSLWPLPFATSCCGIEFMATMGSTYDLARFGAERPSFSPRQADMLLVMGTIAKKMAPVLRQVYVQMAEPRWVIAVGACASSGGIFDTYSVLQGIDEIIPVDVYVPGCPPRPEAILDGVLKLQEIVKNESLNRRNTPEYKALLEKYGIITDNGNG, from the coding sequence ATGAGTAAAGTGACATTGGCAGAAGCGCCCCCAGGTGTAGAAGGATCAGGATTTTTTGCAACGACTTTAGATAAAGCTATAGGATTGGCGCGTGCCAATTCATTGTGGCCATTACCGTTCGCAACCTCTTGTTGTGGTATCGAGTTTATGGCGACAATGGGTTCTACGTATGACCTGGCTCGCTTTGGTGCGGAACGGCCGAGCTTTTCTCCCCGACAAGCAGATATGCTATTGGTAATGGGTACCATTGCTAAAAAGATGGCTCCGGTGTTACGCCAAGTGTATGTGCAGATGGCTGAGCCACGGTGGGTCATCGCTGTTGGTGCTTGTGCGTCCAGCGGTGGCATCTTCGACACCTATTCCGTGCTGCAAGGTATTGACGAGATTATTCCCGTGGACGTCTACGTTCCCGGTTGCCCACCACGTCCGGAAGCTATCCTTGATGGCGTGTTGAAACTGCAGGAGATCGTTAAAAATGAGTCGCTAAACCGCCGTAATACACCCGAATATAAAGCGTTGTTGGAGAAATATGGCATCATAACCGATAATGGGAATGGATAA
- a CDS encoding NADH-quinone oxidoreductase subunit A yields the protein MESVNLSSTPVDYIPILIQLGVAVGFGVLTIIGTHLIGPKVRTENKLGAFESGVEVVGNARQPFSIKYFLVAILFVIFDVEVIFMYPWAVNFREFGVEGLIEMFIFMGLLLLGFIYVIKKRALDWD from the coding sequence ATGGAAAGTGTAAACCTAAGTAGCACTCCAGTAGATTATATACCTATTTTAATACAATTAGGTGTAGCCGTTGGATTCGGTGTGTTAACCATCATCGGAACCCATTTGATTGGCCCTAAAGTTCGTACGGAGAACAAACTGGGCGCTTTCGAATCGGGAGTCGAAGTTGTTGGTAATGCTCGACAGCCTTTTTCCATTAAGTATTTCTTGGTTGCCATTTTGTTCGTCATATTTGATGTGGAGGTGATATTTATGTATCCCTGGGCAGTGAACTTTCGCGAGTTCGGCGTAGAGGGTTTGATAGAGATGTTCATTTTCATGGGCTTGCTGCTATTGGGCTTTATCTATGTCATCAAGAAGCGCGCCCTTGATTGGGATTAG
- a CDS encoding NADH-quinone oxidoreductase subunit NuoE family protein: MLSVQENMIVTFTPELLDRFSEVVSRYPEGKQKSALLPILHLVQAEFGWLSVDAMDKVAEYLQLKSIEVYEVASFYTMYFLQPRGKYVLEICRTGPCCLVGAERIMQHIETRLGVKEGEVTADGLFSWRGVECVAACGFGPVLQIGPEYTFYENLTEDSVDQLIDDLKQKAKNQ; encoded by the coding sequence ATGCTTAGTGTTCAGGAAAATATGATTGTGACATTCACGCCGGAACTGTTGGACAGATTTTCAGAGGTGGTGTCTCGTTATCCCGAAGGGAAACAGAAATCGGCATTGCTACCTATCTTACATCTGGTGCAGGCCGAATTTGGCTGGCTAAGTGTCGATGCCATGGACAAGGTCGCCGAGTATTTGCAGCTGAAGTCAATAGAGGTTTACGAAGTTGCGAGTTTTTATACGATGTATTTTTTGCAGCCTAGAGGGAAGTATGTGCTGGAAATCTGCCGCACAGGACCTTGTTGCCTAGTAGGCGCCGAACGTATCATGCAACATATCGAAACGCGTTTGGGCGTTAAGGAAGGTGAGGTTACGGCAGACGGACTCTTTTCTTGGCGAGGTGTTGAATGCGTGGCTGCTTGCGGCTTCGGGCCAGTGTTGCAAATAGGCCCCGAATACACCTTCTACGAAAATCTAACAGAAGATAGCGTTGATCAATTGATCGACGATCTAAAACAAAAGGCTAAAAATCAATAA
- a CDS encoding NADH-quinone oxidoreductase subunit C, which yields MDKLDNQTIITTLQSQFGDDFVVLGEPHGLLTLLVEAESIIAFLAFVKDDATLRFNYLTDITGVHYPKQERDFCVVYHVHNMLQNVRLRIKVPIAGPNPTIPTATTLWHGANWMERETYDFFGIVFEGHPDLRRILNMDELDVFPMRKEYPLEDPNRVDKKDFYFGR from the coding sequence ATGGATAAATTGGATAATCAAACCATCATTACGACACTTCAGAGCCAATTTGGAGATGACTTCGTCGTGTTGGGCGAGCCACATGGATTATTGACATTGCTGGTTGAGGCGGAGTCTATCATAGCGTTTCTTGCTTTTGTAAAGGACGACGCCACATTGCGATTCAACTATTTGACGGATATTACCGGGGTACATTACCCCAAGCAGGAGAGGGATTTCTGTGTGGTATACCATGTGCACAACATGCTACAAAACGTGCGCTTGCGCATCAAGGTGCCTATAGCTGGACCCAATCCCACCATTCCCACGGCGACAACGCTTTGGCATGGCGCTAACTGGATGGAGCGCGAGACCTACGATTTCTTCGGCATTGTGTTCGAGGGGCATCCCGACTTACGAAGGATCTTGAACATGGATGAATTGGATGTTTTTCCAATGCGCAAAGAGTATCCGTTAGAAGACCCGAATCGCGTGGATAAAAAAGACTTTTATTTTGGACGCTAA
- a CDS encoding PstS family phosphate ABC transporter substrate-binding protein: MKSIIQLFLVLAILATSCSRSRSGGENADAAQTEKSQEDILVGTLAVAVDESTLPLLREQEEVFLSAYPNAKLNFIAKPEVLAIRELVSGKASVAILARPLNEQEEASFKKRSITPRLFPLWSDGIVVVGNTKSADTSVTITYLTEAMRGQSSDKRKIVFDNINSSSFRLLQELGKLDKVASNYVEAGSGAASVLEQVSQSSDRIGILGYNEYRDLISSFPNKNNIRILSVQNTLGEKADNKFYLPNQSTIAAGQYPLQRTFYVLNYQPNLGLGIGFSAFLTGDRGQRIVLKAGLVPATMPGREIIVRDNI, encoded by the coding sequence ATGAAAAGTATCATACAGCTGTTTTTGGTTTTGGCCATCTTAGCGACTTCCTGCTCACGAAGTAGAAGTGGAGGGGAGAACGCCGACGCCGCGCAAACAGAAAAATCTCAAGAGGATATCTTGGTAGGTACGCTGGCTGTTGCGGTGGATGAATCCACGCTACCCCTGTTGAGGGAGCAAGAAGAGGTCTTTTTGTCGGCTTATCCCAATGCAAAGCTAAATTTTATCGCGAAGCCGGAAGTGTTGGCCATACGTGAACTCGTTTCTGGGAAAGCCAGCGTGGCTATTTTGGCAAGACCGCTGAACGAGCAAGAGGAAGCATCTTTTAAGAAGCGTTCCATCACGCCACGCCTATTTCCACTTTGGTCGGATGGAATAGTTGTTGTTGGTAATACTAAATCAGCCGATACGAGCGTTACCATTACGTATTTGACGGAAGCGATGCGCGGACAGAGCTCGGACAAGCGGAAGATCGTTTTTGATAATATCAATTCCAGCAGCTTTAGGCTGTTGCAGGAACTTGGAAAGCTGGATAAGGTCGCTTCCAACTATGTGGAGGCCGGAAGTGGCGCTGCAAGCGTGTTGGAGCAGGTGTCACAGTCTTCCGATCGTATTGGAATATTAGGATATAACGAATACAGAGATTTGATCAGCTCGTTTCCAAATAAAAATAATATTCGTATCTTGAGCGTGCAGAATACGCTTGGAGAAAAGGCTGATAACAAGTTTTACTTGCCAAATCAATCAACCATCGCTGCCGGACAATATCCATTGCAACGCACATTTTATGTGCTGAATTACCAACCGAATTTAGGTTTGGGCATCGGATTCTCGGCCTTCCTAACAGGAGATCGTGGGCAGCGGATTGTGTTGAAGGCTGGTTTGGTGCCGGCAACGATGCCCGGACGCGAAATCATTGTACGGGATAATATTTAA
- a CDS encoding MotA/TolQ/ExbB proton channel family protein, with protein MANAPKTTTPAKTEGGNSGNLFASLAIIICFIIGYVVWAYVMGSPSNFLEDNPENQPKPGNYLGMVYHAGVIVPVLIGLFLMVWVFSIERFLVISRAAGTGNVGNFVRKIQSLINGGNIDSAIAECDKQKGSVANVVKAGLLKYKDVSANTGLDAEKSVVAIQKEIEETTALEMPMLEKNMNVIATLVSIGTLTGLLGTVTGMIKAFSALATGGAPDSAKLANGISEALINTATGIATSTFAIIMYNILTAKIDNLTYSIDEAGFSIVQTYAANHK; from the coding sequence ATGGCAAACGCACCAAAAACTACTACTCCTGCTAAGACAGAAGGCGGAAATTCAGGTAATTTATTTGCGAGTTTAGCAATCATCATTTGTTTCATCATCGGTTACGTTGTTTGGGCATATGTAATGGGTAGCCCGTCAAATTTCCTTGAAGATAATCCTGAAAACCAACCGAAACCAGGAAACTACTTGGGTATGGTTTACCACGCTGGTGTAATTGTACCTGTCTTGATCGGTTTATTCTTGATGGTATGGGTATTCTCTATCGAGCGTTTCTTGGTTATCAGCAGAGCAGCTGGAACAGGTAACGTAGGTAACTTCGTTAGAAAAATTCAATCTTTAATCAATGGCGGTAACATCGATTCAGCTATTGCTGAGTGTGACAAACAAAAAGGTTCTGTTGCAAACGTTGTTAAAGCTGGTTTATTGAAATACAAAGACGTATCGGCTAACACAGGTTTAGATGCAGAAAAATCAGTTGTAGCTATCCAAAAAGAAATCGAAGAAACAACAGCATTGGAAATGCCTATGTTGGAGAAAAACATGAACGTAATTGCTACGTTGGTTTCTATCGGTACGTTGACAGGTCTATTGGGTACGGTAACAGGTATGATCAAGGCCTTCTCGGCACTTGCAACAGGTGGTGCTCCAGATTCAGCAAAATTGGCGAATGGTATCTCTGAAGCCTTGATTAACACAGCAACAGGTATCGCTACTTCTACATTTGCGATCATCATGTACAACATCTTGACAGCTAAAATTGACAACTTAACTTATTCTATCGATGAGGCTGGTTTCTCTATCGTACAAACGTACGCGGCGAACCACAAATAA
- a CDS encoding translation initiation factor, whose translation MAKQKKQRFEGIVYSTASDFDYTESDSAVEQDTLPSNQQRLKVSLDKKARKGKVVTIVDGFVGRDDDLNDLAKLLKQKCGVGGSAKDGIIIIQGDFKNKIFDLLRAEGYSVKLVGG comes from the coding sequence ATGGCAAAGCAAAAAAAGCAACGATTTGAAGGTATTGTCTATTCCACAGCGAGCGACTTCGACTATACGGAATCCGATTCCGCTGTTGAGCAAGATACCCTACCGTCGAACCAGCAACGTTTGAAAGTTTCCTTGGATAAAAAGGCTAGAAAGGGAAAAGTTGTTACAATTGTGGATGGATTTGTTGGAAGGGATGATGACTTAAATGATTTAGCTAAGCTTCTTAAACAGAAATGTGGTGTGGGTGGATCAGCCAAAGATGGAATTATAATAATTCAAGGGGATTTTAAAAATAAGATTTTTGATTTGCTTCGTGCAGAAGGTTATTCGGTGAAATTGGTTGGCGGATAA
- a CDS encoding NADH-quinone oxidoreductase subunit D, whose translation MSKPITKITPNAAVYFDNDPQDELITLNIGPTHPATHGVFQNVVQIDGERIVSGVSTIGYIHRAFEKIAEHRPFYQITPLTDRLNYCSAPINNMGWHMTVEKLLEIEIPKRVQYMRVIVMELARIADHIICNGILGVDTGAFSGFLYVMQEREFIYEIFEEICGARLTTNIGRIGGFERDFNEVAFQKIAEFLKRFPPVLKEFENLFVRNRIFIERTSGVAAVTPEEALSYSWSGPILRATGVDYDVRVVSPYCSYEEFDFDVPVGTTGDVYDRFMVRNEEMWQSLRIIEQALEKIAREPKGVFHADVPAFYLPPKEQVYTNMEALIYHFKIVMGEWETPQSEVYHAVEGANGELGFYMIHDGGRSPYRLHFRRPSFINYQMFAPMSSGMLISDAILNMSSLNVIAGELDA comes from the coding sequence ATGAGTAAACCTATCACCAAAATAACACCAAATGCCGCCGTATACTTCGATAACGATCCGCAGGACGAGTTGATTACACTCAACATCGGTCCTACGCACCCCGCTACGCATGGTGTGTTTCAAAATGTGGTGCAGATCGATGGCGAACGGATTGTTAGCGGCGTGTCTACGATTGGTTATATACATCGGGCTTTTGAAAAAATAGCTGAACATCGGCCGTTTTATCAAATTACGCCGTTGACTGATCGCCTGAACTATTGTTCCGCTCCTATCAACAATATGGGCTGGCATATGACCGTGGAGAAGCTCTTGGAAATAGAAATTCCGAAGCGGGTGCAGTATATGCGCGTGATTGTGATGGAACTCGCTCGTATTGCAGATCATATTATTTGTAACGGCATCTTGGGAGTGGACACCGGCGCCTTCTCTGGCTTCCTGTACGTGATGCAGGAGCGGGAATTTATCTATGAGATATTTGAGGAGATCTGTGGAGCGCGGTTAACGACCAATATTGGTCGTATCGGTGGATTCGAGCGTGACTTTAACGAAGTGGCCTTTCAAAAGATCGCTGAGTTTTTAAAACGTTTTCCGCCTGTCTTAAAAGAGTTCGAGAACCTCTTTGTACGAAATAGAATTTTTATTGAGCGAACTTCTGGCGTCGCTGCAGTAACGCCGGAAGAGGCGTTGAGCTATAGCTGGTCGGGACCTATATTGCGGGCAACAGGTGTGGATTACGATGTCCGTGTTGTATCGCCTTATTGCTCCTATGAAGAATTTGATTTTGATGTGCCTGTGGGCACTACGGGCGACGTCTATGACCGTTTTATGGTGCGTAACGAAGAGATGTGGCAGTCACTTCGCATTATCGAACAGGCATTGGAAAAGATCGCTCGTGAACCGAAGGGTGTTTTTCATGCCGACGTGCCCGCTTTTTATTTGCCGCCCAAAGAGCAGGTGTACACCAATATGGAGGCCTTGATCTACCATTTTAAGATCGTGATGGGCGAATGGGAAACACCACAATCGGAAGTTTACCATGCTGTCGAAGGCGCCAATGGCGAATTGGGATTTTATATGATACATGACGGAGGCAGGTCGCCTTATAGACTGCATTTCAGACGTCCATCGTTTATCAATTATCAGATGTTTGCGCCCATGAGTAGTGGGATGCTGATATCTGATGCGATCTTAAACATGAGTAGTTTAAACGTAATAGCAGGAGAATTAGATGCTTAG
- a CDS encoding ExbD/TolR family protein, with translation MGKAKVKRASTSIDMTAMCDVSFLLLTFFVLTATARQPEVLVVDTPQSTTPDKLPDDNLGVISVASGKIFFGVKNPTVREITLKNMSQKYGVNFSAEDYEKFKQLDEFGVPIKNLRQLLSLANEQRKEGIQPGIPVDSTETASNELYSWVQEARKATIEYNRSREGEKDFVDPGPMKVAIKADAEEKYPTVNLIIETLRNQKQNKFSFVTGLRAEQ, from the coding sequence ATGGGTAAAGCAAAAGTAAAAAGAGCCAGTACCTCCATCGACATGACGGCGATGTGTGACGTCTCGTTCTTGCTTCTTACATTCTTCGTACTAACGGCAACGGCTCGCCAGCCAGAAGTGTTGGTTGTGGATACTCCACAGTCGACTACGCCCGATAAGCTTCCTGATGATAACTTAGGTGTTATCTCGGTCGCAAGTGGCAAGATCTTCTTCGGTGTTAAGAACCCAACTGTCCGCGAGATCACGTTGAAAAATATGTCGCAGAAATATGGTGTAAACTTTTCTGCGGAAGATTACGAGAAGTTCAAGCAACTGGATGAGTTCGGTGTGCCAATCAAAAATTTACGTCAATTACTTTCTCTAGCCAATGAGCAACGTAAAGAAGGCATTCAACCAGGTATCCCTGTAGATAGTACAGAGACCGCGTCGAATGAGTTGTACTCTTGGGTTCAGGAAGCTCGTAAAGCAACAATTGAATACAACCGTTCACGCGAAGGAGAGAAGGATTTCGTTGATCCAGGACCGATGAAAGTTGCAATCAAAGCTGATGCAGAAGAGAAGTATCCAACTGTTAATCTAATTATTGAAACCCTACGTAACCAAAAGCAAAACAAATTCAGTTTTGTAACCGGTTTGAGAGCGGAGCAATAA
- a CDS encoding ExbD/TolR family protein yields the protein MAELNQDSGKGGKGGKVRAKKAGGKVDLTAMVDLAFLLITFFMLTTSLNKPQAMDVAMPDKNKMDVNDNLEIADNRSITLLLGSDNKISWYYGQLAKPIYPPATIDYSKEGIRQVLLKMQKEVPARSGGKDLIVVIRPSEKSVQRNLVDILDEMKIVDIKRYMISKINGDEIEVLKRDGLFND from the coding sequence ATGGCAGAATTAAATCAAGATAGTGGTAAAGGTGGCAAAGGCGGCAAGGTTAGAGCCAAGAAAGCCGGTGGTAAGGTCGATTTGACCGCCATGGTTGACTTAGCGTTCCTGTTGATTACCTTTTTCATGTTAACCACGTCACTCAATAAACCACAGGCGATGGACGTTGCTATGCCTGATAAGAACAAAATGGATGTGAACGACAATTTGGAAATTGCCGACAACCGTTCCATTACGCTTTTATTAGGATCGGACAACAAAATCTCTTGGTACTATGGGCAATTAGCAAAACCGATCTACCCGCCGGCAACTATAGATTATAGCAAGGAAGGTATTCGTCAGGTGTTGTTGAAGATGCAAAAAGAAGTACCAGCTCGTTCTGGAGGTAAAGATTTGATCGTGGTAATTCGACCTAGCGAGAAGTCTGTACAACGTAATCTTGTCGATATCTTAGATGAGATGAAGATTGTAGACATCAAACGCTACATGATTTCAAAGATCAACGGTGACGAAATAGAGGTTTTAAAACGCGACGGTCTATTTAACGACTAA
- a CDS encoding energy transducer TonB has product MFGSKLDIFKKEWLDVVFANRNREYGAYDLRKYAPKATNIGLLAITATVLVLSAPKMFNIKVFPDKPVQEAPVITEVTLEDLDIPEPEEEEEPLPQEEEPPQRIAQEPPAEDLVRFPEPKVVPQNQVKEEVVSQEEIKKENKTPARITLKGTKGAAGVPTGEFGPKKVEGQITGSATGDPDGESSNKIFTAVEVNPEPIGGLAAFRKWVGDNYTYPQGAIDAGVKGQVVVSFVVERDGSLTDVKVVKDLSYGTGQAAVNVLKKAKKWKPGIQNGRPVRVAYTLPITLNLQQ; this is encoded by the coding sequence ATGTTTGGTTCTAAATTAGATATATTCAAAAAAGAATGGCTTGATGTCGTTTTTGCGAATAGAAATAGAGAATATGGTGCCTACGACTTGCGCAAATACGCGCCGAAGGCTACTAATATTGGTCTACTCGCGATTACCGCAACCGTTCTTGTTTTGAGTGCTCCAAAAATGTTCAACATCAAAGTGTTCCCAGATAAGCCTGTGCAAGAAGCTCCGGTAATCACAGAGGTAACGCTAGAAGATTTGGATATTCCAGAGCCGGAAGAAGAAGAAGAACCACTTCCGCAGGAGGAAGAGCCACCTCAACGTATCGCGCAGGAGCCACCAGCAGAAGATTTGGTGCGTTTCCCTGAGCCTAAAGTGGTGCCTCAGAATCAAGTGAAGGAAGAGGTTGTTTCCCAAGAGGAAATCAAAAAAGAAAATAAGACTCCAGCCCGTATTACCTTGAAAGGTACAAAAGGCGCAGCAGGTGTACCTACTGGTGAGTTTGGTCCTAAAAAAGTTGAAGGTCAAATTACAGGTAGCGCAACTGGTGATCCTGACGGAGAGTCGTCAAATAAGATCTTTACTGCAGTAGAGGTAAATCCAGAGCCAATTGGTGGTTTAGCCGCATTCCGTAAGTGGGTAGGTGATAACTATACCTATCCTCAAGGAGCTATCGATGCCGGCGTGAAAGGGCAAGTTGTTGTTTCTTTCGTTGTTGAGCGTGATGGTAGCTTAACTGATGTGAAGGTGGTGAAGGATTTGTCCTACGGTACAGGTCAAGCTGCGGTAAATGTGTTGAAGAAAGCGAAAAAATGGAAGCCGGGTATTCAGAACGGTCGTCCGGTTCGTGTAGCCTACACATTGCCGATCACGTTAAACCTACAACAGTAA